The following is a genomic window from Elusimicrobiota bacterium.
CAACGCCGCGCTGCGCGCCTTCCTGCCCGGCATGCCGATGCCGCACCCGTTCCTGCCGGGCCCCGGCCCGCGGACGCTCCCGCAGCCGGTGCCCATGCCCGGCCCCCGCCCGGCGCCGGTCCTTCCTCCCGACGCCTCGCCCGTGACGATGGCGGCCTATCACGTCGAGGGCACGATCACCGACCAGGTGGCGGAGTTGTCCTATCGCATCGTCTTCCGCAACCCCACCGACCGGCGCCTGGAGGGCGTGCTGATGGTGCCGCTGCCGGCCGACGCCTCGCTGTCCGGCTTCTCGATGGTGATCGGCGGCAAAGAGACGAAGGGCGAGCTCCTCGAGGCGACCCAGGCTTCCTCGATCTACCAGAGCATCGTCAGCCGCGCCATCGACCCCGGCCTGCTCGAGCTCATCGGCGAGCGCATGTTCCGCGCGAAGGTGTTCCCGATCGAGCCCCGCGGCGAGATCGTCGCGACGCTCAAGATGACGCAGACGCTGGCCAAGAACGGCGGCCTCGTCTCGCTGTCGGTGCCGATGCGCTCGGCCCGCTTCACGCAGGGCGAGGGCGGACGGGCCTCGGCGCGGATCGCGGTGAAGACCACCCGCCCCCTTCGCACGATTCTTTCATCAAACGCTGACACCCGCATCGTCCGCGAGGGCGAGCATGGCGCGACGATCAGCTATGAGGAGGGCTCGGCCGGCCCGCAGGACCTGGCGCTGACGTTCTCGATGCGCGAGGACCCGCTCGCCGCCGGCGTGCTCGCCTACCGCGAGAGCGGCGAGGACGGCACCTTCCTGCTCACGCTGTCGCCGAAGATCGAGGCCGAGGCCAAGGCCGCGCCGAAGGCCGTCGTGTTCGTCGTGGATCGCTCCGGCTCGATGACGGAGGGCGGCAAGATGGAGCAGGCCCGGAAAGCGCTGACCTGGTGCGTCGACCGTCTCAATCCCCAGGACCGCTTCGGCGTCGTGGACTTCGCGACCGACTGGAGCGCGCTCGAAGAAGGGACCCTGCTCGCCGCGACGCCCGAGAACAAGGCCCGGGCCAAGCGCTACATCGAGCGCATCGAGGCGGCCGGCGGGACCAACATCGAGGCCGGGCTCGACCAGGGACTCAAGCTCCTCAACACGGCCGGAGGCGTCACGCCGATGCTGTTCTTCCTGACCGACGGCGTGCCGACGATCGGGCAGACCGACCCGGGTGCGCTGCTGCGCAAGGCCGCTCAGGACAACGCGGCCCTGCGCGCCCGCGTCTTCTCCTTCGGCGTGGGCTCGGACGTGAACACCTTGCTCCTCGATAAGCTGGCCGAAGCCGGCCGCGGGGCACGCGATTACGTGGCTCCCAACGAGGACATCGAGGCCAAGCTCTCGTCCCTCTATCAGAAGGTCTCCCGTCCGGCGCTGACGGACGTGAAGATCGAGTGGAACGGCGTCGAGGTCGACCAGGTCTTCCCGCGGCCGGTGCCCGACCTGTTCCACGGCGGCGAGCTGGCGCTGTACGGCCGCTTCCGCTCCGGCGGCAAAGGGACCCTGATCGTCACGGGCAAAGCGGGCGGCAAACCCGCGCGCTTCGAGTTCCCGGTGGAGCTGCCGGCGGAGAACTCCCGGCACGCGTTCTTGCCGCGGCTGTGGGCCGCGCAGAAGATCGGCCACGAGCTCGACCTGATCCGCCTCTCCGGCCGCCCGGCGGACCCGGAGGTGGTGTCGTCCATCGTGCGGCTCGCCAAGAAGCACGGCATCGTGACGCCTTACACCTCGTTCCTCGTCACCGAGGAAGGCGCCGACCTCGGCCGGGTCCAGAACGCGGCCCGCCGGCGGTTCGACGCCCTGTCGGCGAACGCGGCCCGCAGCGGCTTCATGGGCGGGCCGGGAGCCGCGGCGGAGGCGCAGTCCGACTCGATGGTCTTCGGCGCGATGAAAGGCGCAGTCCCGTCGGTCGCCGCCGTGCGCGGCGCGGGAGGCAAGGCCGGCTCGTTCGACGGCGCGCCGTCATCGACGCTGATGCTGGCCAAGCTCGAGAAGGACGCCCGCGAGGAGAACAAGAGCAAAGGCTTCGCCTCGGTCGAGACGCGCACGATCGGCGGCAAGACCTTCTACAAGCGCGGCGAGGTCTGGGTGGACGCGGACGCCGAGGCGCCGGAGGCCTCGTCGCGGCGCACGGTGGCGGTGGCGGCGCGCAGCGCCGCGTATTTCGACCTTCTCTCGAAGGATCCCGGGCTGGCGCGCTACTTCGCGCTCGGCTCCGAGGTGACGGTGCTGCACCGCGGGCTCGTCTACAAGGTCAGCGCGAAGTAAGCCCTATCGCCGTAGGGGGGAGGCTCGGGGCGACCCGAGCCTCCCCCCGGCTTTCGGCGCCGGGCAAACGAGGTATAATCGCCTCATGCCGCCCAAGACCGCGAAACGCTCCCGCAAAGCCCCGGCCGGACAGGCCGCGACCGGCACCTACCGCTACGACAAGGAGACCGGCGAGATCGTGCGCGTCAGCGACCGCGTCCCCAAGGTCGCGTCCAAGGCGAAAGGCCCGTCGCCGGAACTCCCGTGCGGACGCCGCGGCCCTTGCGGCGGCGGCGGCTGCCCGTCCTGAGCATGGCCCGCGTCGACCCCCACTCCTGTTTCGACGACGCCCAGCCCCGCACGAGAAACTGGCGTCTTCGCCTGCGGGCGGACTTCGAACGGAAGGTCCTTCGCGGCGAGGCGACCCTGCTCTTCGCGCGGCCCGCGGCGGGGACTCTCGATCTCGACACGAAGGGCTTGAGCGTCGAGAGCGCCGTCACGGACGGCGGCGCGCCGGCGCCCTTCGCGCTCGGTCCGGAGGAGCCCATCCTCGGCCGCCGCCTTCGCCTCGAGCTTCCCGCGAACACGAACTCCGTGACCTTGACCTACGAGACGAGCCCCGCGGCCGTCGGCCTGCAGTGGCTGTCGCCCGAGCAGACGGAGGGAAAGAGACTCCCGTTCCTGTTCAGCCAATGCCAGGCCATCCACGCGCGCACCGTGCTGCCCTGCCAGGACAGCGCTATCGCGCGCGTGGCCTACGAGGCCGAGATCACCGTTCCCGAAGGCCTGACCGCCGTGATGAGCGCGGGGCCCGCCGGCGACGGCCCCGCGGAGGCCGGCTGGCGGACCTTCAAGTTCCGCATGCCCCAGCCGATCCCGAGCTACCTGTTCGCGCTCGCCGTCGGCGAACTGGAGGGCCGGGATCTCTCGCACCGCTGCCGGGTCTGGGCGGAGCCCGCGACCATCGCCGCCGCCGCGTGGGAGTTCGCCGACACCGAGCCGATGATCGCGCGCGCCGAGGCCCTGTTCGGCCCCTACGACTGGGACCGCTACGACATGCTCGTCCTCCCTCCGTCGTTCCCGTACGGCGGGATGGAGAACCCGCGCATGACCTTCCTGACGCCCACCTTGCTGGCGGGCGACCGCAGCCTCGTCGACGTCGTGGCGCACGAGCTGGCCCACAGCTGGACCGGCAACCTCGTGTCGAACGCGACGGCCGAGCACTTCTGGCTCAACGAGGGCTTCACGGTGTGGGCCGAGCGGAGGATCCTCAAGGCGCTGCGCGGAGAGGAGGCCGCCGGGCTCGCCTGGGGCATCGGCCAGCGCGAGCTCGAGGAGGCGCTCGAGCGCTTCCGGGACAAGCCCGAGCTGACGCGCCTGCGCACTCATCTCAAGGGCGTGGATCCCGACGACGCCTTCAGCGTCGTGCCCTACGAGAAAGGCGCGCGCTTCGTCGTCGCCCTCGAGCGCGCCGCCGGCGAGGCCGAGTTCGACCGCTTCGTGAAGTCGTACATGAAGCGCTTCCGCTTCCAGAGCGTCACCACCGAGCAGTTCTGCGCTCTCGTCGAATCGGCCTTCCCCGGCCTCCTGGCCGAGGTGGACGCCCCCGCCTGGCTCGACCGGCCCGGCCTGCCCGAGAACGCCCCGCGCTTCGTTTCCGCCCGACTCGAGGAGCTGACCGCGCTCGCCCGCTCGTGGAAGGAGGGACGCCGACCCGACGCGGCGGAAACGGCCGAGTGGCGCCCCGACGAGATCCTCCTCTTCCTTCAGAAACTGCCGCGCGAGCTCGGCCGCGAGGACTGCGCCCAGCTCGACGCCGCGCTGAAGCTGACCGGCCGCGGGAACTACGAGATCCTCACGGCGTGGCTGTGCCTCGCCGCCGCCAACGGCTACGAGCCCGCCTTCGAGCCCGCGCGCCGGATGCTGGCGCGGGTCGGACGCATGAAGTACGTGCGGCCGCTGTATCAGGCTCTGGGCAAAACCGCGCCCGGACGCGCCGTCGCCCGGGAGGTCTTCGCCCGCGCCGCGCCGACCTATCACGCCCTGACGCGCCGCGCGGCCGAGTCGGTCATGTCTCAGTACCCCGCCTGAGCGGCGCGGCTACACCCGCGGCACCAAACGTTTGCCGAGCCTCCATGGTGCCCCCCTCCCCGCGCCGGCTACAATCGCCCTCGGCAGCAAAATCATCGAGGAGGTAACACATGATCGAACTTGATTCCTGGACGCGCCTTCGCATCACGGGGCTAGGCTTCGCGGCCGTACTGGCCTGCGCCCCGGGGTTCGC
Proteins encoded in this region:
- a CDS encoding VWA domain-containing protein, which gives rise to MKRNALSALLVLGLAAPASSQQLIAWPIGAANAALRAFLPGMPMPHPFLPGPGPRTLPQPVPMPGPRPAPVLPPDASPVTMAAYHVEGTITDQVAELSYRIVFRNPTDRRLEGVLMVPLPADASLSGFSMVIGGKETKGELLEATQASSIYQSIVSRAIDPGLLELIGERMFRAKVFPIEPRGEIVATLKMTQTLAKNGGLVSLSVPMRSARFTQGEGGRASARIAVKTTRPLRTILSSNADTRIVREGEHGATISYEEGSAGPQDLALTFSMREDPLAAGVLAYRESGEDGTFLLTLSPKIEAEAKAAPKAVVFVVDRSGSMTEGGKMEQARKALTWCVDRLNPQDRFGVVDFATDWSALEEGTLLAATPENKARAKRYIERIEAAGGTNIEAGLDQGLKLLNTAGGVTPMLFFLTDGVPTIGQTDPGALLRKAAQDNAALRARVFSFGVGSDVNTLLLDKLAEAGRGARDYVAPNEDIEAKLSSLYQKVSRPALTDVKIEWNGVEVDQVFPRPVPDLFHGGELALYGRFRSGGKGTLIVTGKAGGKPARFEFPVELPAENSRHAFLPRLWAAQKIGHELDLIRLSGRPADPEVVSSIVRLAKKHGIVTPYTSFLVTEEGADLGRVQNAARRRFDALSANAARSGFMGGPGAAAEAQSDSMVFGAMKGAVPSVAAVRGAGGKAGSFDGAPSSTLMLAKLEKDAREENKSKGFASVETRTIGGKTFYKRGEVWVDADAEAPEASSRRTVAVAARSAAYFDLLSKDPGLARYFALGSEVTVLHRGLVYKVSAK
- a CDS encoding M1 family metallopeptidase translates to MARVDPHSCFDDAQPRTRNWRLRLRADFERKVLRGEATLLFARPAAGTLDLDTKGLSVESAVTDGGAPAPFALGPEEPILGRRLRLELPANTNSVTLTYETSPAAVGLQWLSPEQTEGKRLPFLFSQCQAIHARTVLPCQDSAIARVAYEAEITVPEGLTAVMSAGPAGDGPAEAGWRTFKFRMPQPIPSYLFALAVGELEGRDLSHRCRVWAEPATIAAAAWEFADTEPMIARAEALFGPYDWDRYDMLVLPPSFPYGGMENPRMTFLTPTLLAGDRSLVDVVAHELAHSWTGNLVSNATAEHFWLNEGFTVWAERRILKALRGEEAAGLAWGIGQRELEEALERFRDKPELTRLRTHLKGVDPDDAFSVVPYEKGARFVVALERAAGEAEFDRFVKSYMKRFRFQSVTTEQFCALVESAFPGLLAEVDAPAWLDRPGLPENAPRFVSARLEELTALARSWKEGRRPDAAETAEWRPDEILLFLQKLPRELGREDCAQLDAALKLTGRGNYEILTAWLCLAAANGYEPAFEPARRMLARVGRMKYVRPLYQALGKTAPGRAVAREVFARAAPTYHALTRRAAESVMSQYPA